The genome window CGGGATTTAGCATCGGTACGCTGTATGAGTATATTGGAAAAAAAGAAGACGTCCTCTACCTAGTTTGTGATCGGATTTATGATCAAGTGAGTGAGCGGTTGAAACGTGATATTGATCCTAAAAAAGGCGATACGAAAAGTTTGAAGCTTGCTATTACAAACTATTTTAAAGTAATGGATGAAATGCAAGATGAAGTGTTAGTCATGTATCAGGAAGCTAAGTCTTTATCAAAGGATGACTTACCTTATGTTTTGAAAAAAGAGCTGGAAATGGTCGGAATGTTTGAAGCCATTTTAGAAGCATGTGTAGAAAATGGCGAATTTGATCTTCATGAACATGAGAGAAAATTAATCGCTCATAATATTTTCGTTCAAGGACAAATGTGGGGCTTCAGGCGTTGGGCATTGCAAAAGCTCTACACCATTGAAGAATATACACAATCTCAAATTGACCAATTGTTAACAGGAATCAACCCTAAGATAAGAAGCTAAAGGAGGATTACGTATGACGGTTACTGAAGTATATAAGCCGAAAAATCATATTCGTTTTGTGACAGCATCATCTCTTTTTGATGGTCATGATGCGTCTATTAACATAATGCGTCGTATTATCCAAGCAAGTGGAGCAGAAGTTATTCACCTCGGACATAACCGTTCTGTTGAGGAAGTTGTATCTGCTGCAATTCAGGAGGATGTGCAAGGAATTGCCATTTCATCTTACCAAGGTGGCCACGTAGAATACTTCAAGTATATGTACGATCTACTGAAGGAAAGAAATGCTTCACACATCCGTATTTATGGCGGCGGGGGCGGGGTTATTATTCCTCGTGAAATTCATGAACTGCATGACTATGGAATTGCTAGAATCTTTTCACCGGAAGACGGAAGGCAGTACGGTCTTCAAGGAATGATCAACCGTATGATTGAGGAATGTGATTTTCCAACGGTTACGTCTATTACAAATGAGCTTGAAGGTCTTAAAGAAGGAAATATTCAATCCATTACAAGACTTATTACTCTTGCTGAAGGGCAAGTCAATTCTACAAATGAAGCTGCAGCTGCTGCTGAATCTGTTTTAGAAAAGGTAAAAGAACTTGCTACCAACACGCCTGTATTAGGAATTACAGGAACAGGTGGTGCGGGAAAAAGCTCGTTAACAGATGAAATTGTCCGTCGTTTCTTAAATGAGATTGATGATATTAAGATTGCTGTATTATCAGTTGACCCAACAAAGCAAAAAACTGGTGGAGCACTGCTCGGTGACCGTATTCGCATGAATGCCATTTTCAACCCTCGTGTATTTATGAGAAGCTTAGCAACTCGTGGTTCTCGCACCGAACTTTCGCTTGCGATAAAAGATGCGATTTCTGTAGTAAAGGCTGCCGGTTTTGACTTAGTTATTGTTGAAACAAGTGGTATTGGTCAAGGTGATGCAGAGATTAGAGAAATCTCTGATGTTGCAATGTATGTGATGACAAGTGAATTTGGTGCGCCATCACAGCTTGAAAAGATCGATATGATCGATTATGCAGATTTAATTGTCATTAATAAATTTGAACGAAAAGGCTCTGAAGATGCAAAGAACCAAGTGCAAAAGCAGTATCAACGCAGTCATCTGTTGTTTGATGAGGATTTAGCAGGAATGCCTGTCTATGGTACCATTGCGAGTCAATTTAATGACCAAGGTACAAATTCTCTTTTTGCAGCATTAGTAGATTTACTAAATCAAAAAGCGAGCAAAGAGTGGACTACGTCATTTTCAAAAGATAACTTAGTAGAAAAGCAGAACGTCATTATCCCGAACAATCGTCGTTACTACTTAAGAGAGATTTCAGATGCTGTCCGTAACTATCATAAAATGTCAGAAGAGCAAGTACAAACAGCACGTAAATTGTTCCAATTAGAAGGAGCAATGGAAGCTGTTCGAGAAAATACGGATGCTGTAAAGGCACTTGAAGAAGCGAAGGCTGCATTTGAGTTTAAGCTAACTCCTGAATCCAAAAAACTGTTAGAGAGTTGGTCACAGTTAAAGGAACAATATTCAGGCAAGCAATTTGTGACAAAGATTCGTGATAAGGAAATCGTCACAGAACTTACAACAAAGAGCTTATCAGGGCTTGATATTCCAAAAGTTGTCTTACCGAAGTTCGTTGACCATGGTGAAATCCTGCGTTGGATTTATAAAGAAAATGTACCAGGTGCATTTCCATTCACTGCAGGTGTATTCCCGTTCAAACGTGAAGGAGAAGATCCGAAGCGTCAATTTGCTGGTGAAGGTACACCAGAGAGAACGAACCGTCGTTTCCATTACCTATCTAAAGACGACGATGCGAAACGTTTAAGTACGGCATTTGACTCTGTAACACTGTATGGAGAGGATCCTGACTATCGTCCTGATATTTACGGTAAGGTTGGGGAAAGCGGAGTAAGTATTTGTACACTTGAAGATATGAAGAAGTTATATGACGGATTTGACTTATGTGCTCCTTCAACATCAGTGTCAATGACGATTAACGGTCCTGCACCGATTATTCTTGCGATGTTCTTTAACACAGCCATTGATCAGCAAGTTCAAAAGCGAGAAAAAGAACTAGGCAGAATCTTAACAGTAGAAGAGTATATGGAAGTGAAAGCACAGACACTTCAAACTGTTCGTGGTACCGTTCAGGCAGATATATTAAAAGAAGACCAAGGTCAAAATACGTGTATTTTCTCAACAGAGTTTGCTCTTCGTATGATGGGTGACATTCAGCAATACTTTACAGATCACCGCGTGAGAAACTACTATTCTGTCTCAATTTCTGGCTACCATATCGCAGAAGCAGGTGCGAATCCAATTTCACAGCTGGCATTTACACTGGCTAACGGCTTTACGTATGTTGAGTACTATTTAAGCCGAGGAATGAACATTGATGACTTTGCACCGAACCTATCCTTCTTCTTTAGTAATGGGTTAGATCCGGAATATACGGTAATCGGACGTGTTGCTAGAAGAATTTGGGCGATTGTCATGAAAAATAAATACGGTGCAAATGATCGCAGCCAGAAGCTGAAGTATCATATTCAAACTAGTGGACGCTCACTTCATGCTCAAGAAATTGAC of Bacillus sp. BGMRC 2118 contains these proteins:
- a CDS encoding TetR/AcrR family transcriptional regulator, with product MKKQNVPASVKDEKLIEIRRNQMIKGAVSLFKEKGFHRTTTREIAKAAGFSIGTLYEYIGKKEDVLYLVCDRIYDQVSERLKRDIDPKKGDTKSLKLAITNYFKVMDEMQDEVLVMYQEAKSLSKDDLPYVLKKELEMVGMFEAILEACVENGEFDLHEHERKLIAHNIFVQGQMWGFRRWALQKLYTIEEYTQSQIDQLLTGINPKIRS
- a CDS encoding methylmalonyl-CoA mutase family protein, giving the protein MTVTEVYKPKNHIRFVTASSLFDGHDASINIMRRIIQASGAEVIHLGHNRSVEEVVSAAIQEDVQGIAISSYQGGHVEYFKYMYDLLKERNASHIRIYGGGGGVIIPREIHELHDYGIARIFSPEDGRQYGLQGMINRMIEECDFPTVTSITNELEGLKEGNIQSITRLITLAEGQVNSTNEAAAAAESVLEKVKELATNTPVLGITGTGGAGKSSLTDEIVRRFLNEIDDIKIAVLSVDPTKQKTGGALLGDRIRMNAIFNPRVFMRSLATRGSRTELSLAIKDAISVVKAAGFDLVIVETSGIGQGDAEIREISDVAMYVMTSEFGAPSQLEKIDMIDYADLIVINKFERKGSEDAKNQVQKQYQRSHLLFDEDLAGMPVYGTIASQFNDQGTNSLFAALVDLLNQKASKEWTTSFSKDNLVEKQNVIIPNNRRYYLREISDAVRNYHKMSEEQVQTARKLFQLEGAMEAVRENTDAVKALEEAKAAFEFKLTPESKKLLESWSQLKEQYSGKQFVTKIRDKEIVTELTTKSLSGLDIPKVVLPKFVDHGEILRWIYKENVPGAFPFTAGVFPFKREGEDPKRQFAGEGTPERTNRRFHYLSKDDDAKRLSTAFDSVTLYGEDPDYRPDIYGKVGESGVSICTLEDMKKLYDGFDLCAPSTSVSMTINGPAPIILAMFFNTAIDQQVQKREKELGRILTVEEYMEVKAQTLQTVRGTVQADILKEDQGQNTCIFSTEFALRMMGDIQQYFTDHRVRNYYSVSISGYHIAEAGANPISQLAFTLANGFTYVEYYLSRGMNIDDFAPNLSFFFSNGLDPEYTVIGRVARRIWAIVMKNKYGANDRSQKLKYHIQTSGRSLHAQEIDFNDIRTTLQALMAIHDNCNSLHTNAYDEAITTPTEESVRRAMAIQMIITKEHGLTKNENPLQGAFIIEELTDLVEEAVLQEFDRINDRGGVLGAMETQYQRGKIQEESMYYEMKKHNGDLPIIGVNTYLNPNPPSEEELNNIELARASQEEKEQQIQNLRAFQGEHADKTEEALQRLKNVAVSGGNIFEELLETVKVASLGQITRSLYEVGGQYRRNM